GGCGCCCTGACCCCGGTTGCAATAATGGAACCTGTCAGGTTGGGAGGAGTTGAGATTAGCAGGGCAACCCTCCACAATCAGGATGAAATTGCAAAGAAGGACATACGGATTGGAGATACAGTAATCGTACAACGGGCAGGAGACGTTATCCCTGAGGTGGTCAAGGTAATTGAGACAAAGCGCACAGGGGAGGAAAAAAGATTCACCATGCCAGAGTGGTGCCCTGTCTGTGGTGCGGAGGCATTCAGATCTGTAGGTGAAGCTGTCCAAAGATGTCTGGGGCTTTCCTGCCCGGCAAAGCTTAAAGGAATCATCAAACATTTTGCATCCAAAAGGGCTATGGATATTGACGGGTTAGGAGATAAGCTGGTTGCCCAGTTGACAGATAAGGGGCTTGTAAAGGATGTGGCTGACCTGTATTCCCTTTCCAAGGAAGACCTTACAGGACTTGAAAGGATGGCTGAAAAGTCCGCTCAAAACCTCTTAGAATCTATTGAAAAGAGCAAGGAAACTACCCTTGAAAGGCTGCTTTATGCCCTGGGAATAAGGCATGTAGGTGAACATATCAGCAAGATTTTGACAAACACTTTTAAAGACATGGAAAGCTTGATAAATGCAACTGAAGATGAACTAACCAGTACCCATGAGATTGGGCCTGAAATAGCAAAGAGTATTGTTAAATTCTTTGATCAGAAAGATAACCTTAGAGTTATAGACAGGTTAAAACAGGCAGGGGTAATCCGCCTTAGGCGGACTGAAATTAAATCCCGTAAAGAAAGCAGACTTGAAGGCATGACCTTTGTTTTCACAGGAGCCCTGGGGTCGTTCACAAGAGACGAAGCCAAAAGAAGGGTAGAGGAATTAGGAGGAAAAGCTGCATCTTCCGTGAGCAATAAAACCAGTTATGTTGTAATCGGAGAAGACCCTGGTTCCAAGGTTGACAAGGCAAGGGCTTTGGGTGTTAGTATTATAACCGAAGATGAGTTTAAGAGGCTTATTGAAGATTAGGTTGTTGTAGTATATGCCTTCCTTTTGCGGTTTTAATCGATAAGTAAATATAATTATATTAATGGATTATGCCATTTTTATTTTACAAAAAGGCCTGTTTCTGTTACACTTATTTTATCTTTTAATAACATTTTAGCCCTTTTTAAAAAAGTAATCGCTATTATTATAAACTGGTCTGCAAAAAGGTATTAACCCCAAAGAGATTAAGATGGAAATTTTACTTTCAATAAAAGAAGCAAGTGAATGGGCTACAGAATATCTTGGCAAAACCGTTACAACATCTAATATTTCCTATCTGATTCAATATGGCAGAATAAGAAAAATAGGCGATAATGGAGCAGCGCAAGTTTCAAGGCAGGAACTTATTGAGTATTATAAATCATACAACGGTAAACGTGAAATTTCCTGGAGAAATCAACTTGGTGAAGACCTGAATTGGGCTTTATCCTTTGACCAGTATAAAGAGGCGGAAACAACAAAACACGTTCACCGCCTACACCCCTACAAAGGGAAATTTATTCCTCAGCTTGTTGAATATTTCCTAGATAGTCATACAGATAATTTTAAAAAACAGCGCTATTTTTCGAAAGGTGATATTATTCTTGATCCCTTTTCGGGCAGCGGGACAACATTGGTTCAATCATGCGAATTGGGAATGCATGCTATAGGTATTGATGTTTCAGCTTTCAATGCTCTGATTGGAAATTGTAAAATATCAAAATACAATTTAACTGATGTTCAAAAGGAAATTAACCGAATAACGAGGTT
This genomic stretch from Thermodesulfobacteriota bacterium harbors:
- the ligA gene encoding NAD-dependent DNA ligase LigA, with protein sequence MKKSDVQHTIYDLRERINYHNYRYYVLDAPEISDAEFDKLMRHLENLEKESPNLITPDSPTQRVGAPPLDEFKTVRHSLPMLSLANAMDEEEVKGFDQRIKRLMGTTEDIEYIAEPKIDGVAVELVYEQGSLTVGSTRGDGVIGEEVTHNLKTIRSIPLRLIGKERKIPELLEVRGEVYLGTEDFRKLNRSREEEGEPLFANPRNAAAGSLRQLDSNITAQRPLDIFCHGIGRILGISLDTHMEILKAFEQWGLKVIPHIRICRNLEEIIQYYREMGEKRDDLGYEIDGIVLKVNNLRLQDRLGAVSRSPRWAVAYKFEPKQETTRIKDIVVQVGRTGALTPVAIMEPVRLGGVEISRATLHNQDEIAKKDIRIGDTVIVQRAGDVIPEVVKVIETKRTGEEKRFTMPEWCPVCGAEAFRSVGEAVQRCLGLSCPAKLKGIIKHFASKRAMDIDGLGDKLVAQLTDKGLVKDVADLYSLSKEDLTGLERMAEKSAQNLLESIEKSKETTLERLLYALGIRHVGEHISKILTNTFKDMESLINATEDELTSTHEIGPEIAKSIVKFFDQKDNLRVIDRLKQAGVIRLRRTEIKSRKESRLEGMTFVFTGALGSFTRDEAKRRVEELGGKAASSVSNKTSYVVIGEDPGSKVDKARALGVSIITEDEFKRLIED